The genomic region TGCTGCATTTGGAGTTCCAGGAAGAAGGATCTGGAATCTCTCCCGGAGATGGACGAATTGGAAGCAAGAAGGAGGGATTTCGAGGATAAGCCCTCTAAGAGGGGTCTGCATCTAAATGGGGATGCAGCGTGGACAACTCACCAGGGAGGAGGGATGGACAAGCCAATGGCAGCTGGTTTGCAGGAGAGGAGAGACCCTCAACATCTCTGGTGCTCCTGGAAGCTTTGCTAAATGTGAATGTAAGGACTGAGGGGCAGTGCAGAACAATTGTCCTTTGTGTAGTTGCCACTCTACAGATGGCAGAAGTGGCAGAGCCCCTGAGAGGGAGATTGGAAACAGCTGGCAAAGGGCAGCTCAAACCCCAGAGCAGCTGCCAAATGGGACCTAAGCAGTCTTTAACAAGCTCCCTGTCTCCAACAATTCACGTCCCTGTTaccgcctcctccaggaagcctttccaGATTGTGTTCATCTCTCAGGCCTTTCTTCCTATGGAGCCCCCTGGCTGTGCCTTGCcagtgcctccatgcctggctcatcTACTGCCTGAGAAAGAAAGAGTTCTCAGAGGAGGGAGGGGTTTGCACACTGTGCAGGCAGGGCTTAGGAGAGGGGGTCTCAGCTGAGTCATGGGGGCCCTCACTCCAAGGACCTCTGGATCAGCATCAAGATTTTCAGGAAAAGCTGTCTGAAGGCCTCAGGTTCTCTAACTAGAGGTGTGGAGGTTCAGACAGCAGGCAGCAGCAGCCCTGCCCCTCCTTCCTCCTGTAAGAGGAGAGgccagagaggagaggaagaggagacaggAGTCAGGCCCAGGCAACACAGAGGCTGGGGCCAGCCTGGGCGCGCCAGGGAGTGAAATAGCATCCCCTCCCACTGGCAGCTCCGCGAGGGGCGCAGAGCCTGTCTAGGGTCATCCCACACCCTCTCTGCTATAGGGAAGTCTTTCCTCCAGAGTCACACGGATGGAAAGTGCAGTATCCAGGACCGATGGCAGAGGGCAGTGTGTGCGCAAAATAGAGGCACCAAGGGTTTTTTTCCCCTGCTTGGAAATGAACAGCCAGTGACCAGATAGGAATGTATTTTAGTAAGTGGACCCAGTGCCCTCACCCTCGCATTTAGCCCATCTCGGCTAGGTCTCTGGGCAAAGTCCTGCTGTTGATCCACACCCCTCAGACATGAACCAGCCCACAGCCAGCAAACACAGacatatgctttaaaaatactaGTAATAACAGTGAGCATCTACAAGTGGCAGACTGGGTTCCAGGCACTATTTTACCTCCCTTATCTCTTTTCCTATTCTCTGATCTCCTTTAAGGTGAGTTCTTTGAAAGTTAAGGAGGTGTCGAAGCAGGGAGCATAGACTCCAGAATCAGACTGGAATTCAGTTCCTCCCATTTACTAACCAGGTGACATTTGGTTAGTTACTTAACTCCTCTGAGCTTCAATATCCTCACAAGTTAAATGGACATTATAATAATCAcatcttataaaaataatacatgtcaGATTGTTGGGAGAATTAATTGAGTTACCAGCCATAAAGTGCTTACCAGAATGAGTGCTGAGAACAGTTTCTGGCACACAGAAAGCACTTCATAACGGCCAGCTTGTATTTATCTTCTTTTACAAGGGCAGGATCTTGCACTAGGCCACTATTGGCCATTAGAAGAGCTAGGATTCAAAGCTAGGTATATGACTCTTCTGCCACAATGCTAGGCCCAAGGGGACCATTTATCTCACAGTCCTGGCTTTGCCAGTTGTCCAAGGATCTACCTTAGTATTTATTTAGATCAAAAGTGTCCCAGTTTGAGTGACTGCCTGCACACAAATGCATATAAGACACAAATTTATTAACACAAATATGTCACATCACTTGCATACCAGATCATCGAGATATGGGTATGTTGTGTGTATATCCAGCTCTTTTTCCCAGGGAAGGTGGGCTAAACTAAGGCATGCATTCCCATGGCAAAACTGCTGACTGCAAGCCAGACCCTGAAACAAGGGGATGTAGGGCATGGAGTGAGGGACAGACATGTGAGCAGCTGACATGACACCAGAAAAATAGAGTGCTGGCTTTTAACACAGGCTCAGGACAGGGCTGTGAGTGTACAGGCCACTGGTCCAGCTCCGGCTGCTCACCAGTGCTGTGAACATGGACAGATCACTCAGCCATCTGGGACTCGGTTTCCCTGCCTGTAGAATGGAGGTGTGGGGTAGGGAGGTGTTGGGCCACAGCTGTAATGATCCTTCTCATGTAATGCTTGAAGACGGATGGGTCCTCCTGGAGGGACCAGGCACCACAGAAATGTGGGTGGTGGAGTCTCAGCCAGGCCACACAGGTGCGCAGGCTGTCCATCAGCGGGTAATGGATATCTGAGGCTGAGAAAATGATATGTGCAAAGGCCCTCAGGTGTGAAAAGTCTGGCCTGCATGGGGAAAGGCTGGAGAATAAGGCAGGAAACGATGCAGGGGAGACAGGATCTCGGGCACTCTGAACGCCATCCTCAAACGAGGCTTGCACTTAAAAGATGGTCTCGCATTAAGGGTTTTTCTCAAATCAACTGTGCTAACTGACTCTGAGAAACAAACATTCTTGCAGaaatacacacatagacacacacacaaacacacatacatacacatgcacacacacgcagagctaaaagagcatcCTTGAATCTCTCAGCTTCTTACTCCACTGAATTTTTCTTCATAGTAGTTAACACTGCTTGACTTCATATTATATGTTGCTTTGGTAGGTGCATATTTTCACTCTCCCTCTATGGGGCCAGTGTCTTTGCCTGTTTTGTTTATTCTGGTATTCCCAGTGCCTGAGAAATGCCTagctcactaaatatttgttaaacaagcCCACTATTTCATATACACTTTAGATAGAGAGGCTAtaagcatatatacacacaggctTTACACATTAGAGTGAAAAGGAAGTCGGTtgaaggaagaggaaggcaggGCCATTGTGTGGGAGCAGGACTAGGGAGTGAGTGGTAGGTGGTAGAGAGTGAGACAGTGGGGAGAATGAAGGGACCACCACTCACTACACAGACAGTGAGTGTGCACAACCGCGGGTGCTTTGAGAACCAGAGCAGGAAGCCGTGCGGAAGCTCTAATGTCTGTATCTGTCATGGGGTAATGACTTGCAAGGCTATTGTGCAGAATAGGTGGCACAGGGCATGTGAAGTAATGGGCCTGCCCAGCAGCGGCCTCGGTAATACATTTCAACTGTTTACAAGGATCAGCCCTCACCCAGTGCCTACCTGGCTAAAACCAGTGAAGAGCCACATGAGCCCAGGGACCCAGAGCGAAGCAAGAGTCAGATGAAGAAAAGTTAAGGCACTGCAGATGGTgacatcctgggcaacagattcAACTGAGTACCAAACAGATTTAATCATTTATTGCAGGAGAAGCAGAGAACTAGACACAATCCCAATCAGAAGATGAAGAGAGTCCCTTGGCAGTGAAGGCCCAAGAAAGGCATGGGGGCAGAGGGGCTTGTAGCTGGCCTTGGGGAAACATCCTGGGTAAGTGTGTTGTCTTTGCATTTCAGGCAATGACCCAACGAAACGGGACCAAGAAGGAGGCCACTGAGAGAGCTCCTGACTGGACTCCTTGCATTGAAGCATCACACCTTGAGGACAGCAGGGAGAGGAAATGGGTTTGGGACTGTAGTGACAGACAAAGCATTTCTTGACTTGGAAACGGAGcccagggaaggagagggaggagatgggTGGGTTGGGAAGCCTTCGGCTTACAGAGCCAACCACTTGTCCATCATCTGGAGGCCTTTTTGGTGGCACAGCTGCTCACTGAGGTTTTGGCAAGGGGATCCTTGAGCTCACTGCCACAGCTGCCTTTGGTCTTGATGTCTGCAGCTGCAGTTTTGTAGCTATAACTGCTTGAGGCGCCAAAGCCCATGCCGAAGCCAGCCCCTCCTGCCCCAGCATTGGTGCTGCTGATGACGGCTGGAATGGATGAGAGAAGACCTCAGCCCCAGTCAGCTGTAGCCCCACGTCAGAGCCCCTTCTGGGGCATCCCGGGCCACCCCCTTTACTCTTGCCCACAGTGGCTTCCTGCTGAGATGGATTCTCTCTGTTGTGTGTTTCAGTCTACTAAGAGATTTTTATCAGCACTGATCATACGGCTTCATTTTTCATGCACTTAGCCTCATACATTTTACCTTTTCCTATTAGTGTGTGAATTTCCCCCATGGGCAGGACCAAATGAAGAGAGGCACTTCCCAGGGCCCATCTGGTGCTGCTGGTCTGCTGATGAGGAAAGGGGCCACTGAGAGCCCTGTGTTTCAGCACCACAGCTTCTCCACACAAGCTCTCCAGCTTTTACAGCTGAGGACAtgctctcattcattcattcaaccattccatctcattcattcattccaccacCCAAACCTTCAGGCCCCTCAATTCCCCTTAACTACAATCTGAGGCCTTTGCTTTGGTCAACAGAAAAATAATGTCACCATTAAGCATTATTCGTTGGATGATACACTCATGAGTATCATTTGATCTTTCTATAGGTTGTACTTTCATCTCTCATGATAGTCTCCTCCATCCACTGCTTCCCCTTAGTTACTACAGCCAGCTCCTTCCTTTTGCCCTTAAGTCTCCCCTGAGCCCCCTCTGTCATTCTGATTTCTCTTTTGTGTCATGAATTAAAGGGACTCAGACTTCTGGTAAGGTGACCAAGGGCAGAACTGAGATCTGCAGATACTTACAGATACTCACAGAATTTGGATATTCGCCAGACATcctgaagaaggagaagaaaaacaggTAAATCCCCCATAAATAATCACCCCAACCACCTGGAAGTCACCTCTGTGAATAAGCCTCTCCACGCAGAACGTGCCTTCCCAACCCCATCCCAGCCTCCTTTCTTCCCACACATCCTAGTGCGACCCCcccaagaaatagaaaactgagATGAAAATCTGCTGCAAGGAGTCATCCCTCCATCAAGATGCTTTAGAACTGCTTGCTGTGTGGGATCATTAGGCCTCCACTTCCCTCTAGTCATGCCACTGTTCTTAGACGATTAAGAAGAATGAGTTTACCTCCCCATTGGAGCCCCAGGCTTTGCTGGAGTGACCTTGAACTTGGACAGCCCTTAGAGGCCATCTTGCTCTTCCCCCCACCCACAAAAATGCACCATGAAGGGTCAGGGGATGCTGTTTCTCAAACACTGCCAGCATTAATACCTCCTTTCCCACAGCCTTTGGGATTTTTTACAACTTGGTCTTTCTTGTTGTCTAATTTTGGCCTTCCTAATCATGTGACAAGACCATTTGCTGTATGGTTTTACTTCAGTAGGACCTAAACAGGACCAAACTGTTTGCCTTGGAGCTTCCTACCAAAGCAGAGAGAAAACTGGTCCCGACCCAGGGTATCCGGCCCCTCACCTGCACTCCTCGCTCTCTAGCAGCTTGCGGTAGGTGGCGATCTCCACATCCAGGGCCAGCTTCAGGCTCAAGAGCTCCTGGTACTCACGCAGCATCCGTGCCAGCTCCTCCTTGGCCTGGTGCAGAGCGCCCTCCAGCTCATCCAGCTTGGCCCGGGCGTCTTTCAGGGCGCAGTCCCCCCGCTGCTCAGCGTCGGCGATGGCTGTCTCCAGGTTGGCACACTGAGGGGCAAACAGATCCAGCACTTAAGAGTCAGAGCCCAGTTCTGAGATCTTGCTTGGACAACCTCCCCTCATTTTGTCCTGACTGATGGTAAGTGCTTGGAGAGCCACCTGGTTTATCCAACTTTGGCCATCCCTAGAGGTGAGTCTGTCCTTCCCCTAACTCCAGGCATGGTTCACCCTGGCTCACGCCTCTGCATCTGAAAGTagcaccacttagaatggcagtcattaaaaagtcaggaaacaacaggtgctggagaggatgtggagaaataggaacacttttacactgttggtgggactgtaaactagttcaaccattgtggaagtcagtgtggcgattcctcagggatctagaactagaaataccatttgacccagccatcccattactgggtatatacccaaaggactataaatcatgctgctataaagacacatgcacgcgtatgtttattgcggcactattcacaatagcaaagacttggaaccaacctaaatgtccaacaatgatagactggattaagaaaatgtggcacatatacaccatggaatactatgcagccataaaaaatgatgagttcatgtcctttgtagggacatggatgaaattggaaatcatcattctcagtaaactatcgcaaggacaaaaaaccaaacaccgcatgttctcactcatagataggaattgaacaatgagaacacatggacacaggaagtggaacatcatactctggggactgttgtggggtggggggaggtgggagggatagcattaggagatatacctaatgctaaatggcgagttaatgggtgcagcacaccagcatggcacatgtatacatatgtaactaacctgcacattgagtacatgtaccctaaaacttaaagtataataataataataataatagtaataataataaagaaaagtttagaaaataagtTGTACTtactatgcaaaaaaaaaaaaaaagaaagaaagaaagtagaaaaccttcacctgggagggaggaggggaaggcacCGAGAAAGTGGGCGGCCTGGGCACGTGGCCCCTGCCCTCTCCCTCCTGGCCTGAAATATCAGCTGTAAGATTTTTATGTCAACTCTGAAAAAAAGTCTCTGAGCAGCTAGACTTCATTCAGCTCTGCGGTGTACAGGTTGTTTTAGGAGATCCCATAAATCATGGGGAAAACATGAGGGCTAATAAAGTTCCTATTAATAAAATGTCCTATAAACTTGCCACACTTAGAGTTTGGTCCCCAAATCCCACAGAGAACTATGCTAAATGGCAACAGGCTTAGAAGATACCTTTACTTAactgggaacagaaaaccaaacaccgcatgttctcacttataagtgggagctgaacaatgagaacacatggacacaggcaggggaacaacgcacactggagcctgttggcAGGTGGAGGGAGATAGAGctttaggaaaaatagctaaaaaaatagctaatgcatgctgtgctcaatacctaggtgatgggttgataggtgcagcaaaccaccatggcacacatttacctatgtaacaaacctgcacatcctgtacgtgtaccctagaacttaaaaccaaaattaaaaattaaaaataaataaataaataaaatagactgggcacagtggctcatgcctgtaattccagcactttggaaggccaaggcaggtggatcacctgaggtcaggagttcaagaccagcctggccaacatgatgaaacctcgtctctactaaaaatacaaaaattagccaggagtgatggcgtgcagctgcctgtggtcccagctactcgagaggctgaggcaggagaatcacttgaacccaggagacggaggtttcagtgagcccagattgcaccactgaactccagtctgggtgacagagggagaatctgtctcaaaaatatatacatattaattaattaattaaagaagaTAGTTTTGCATAACTGCAGCTGGGGCTGTGTGCTTGCACTTATGTGAAAGCCCCTAGGGGGCTTCCTGAGCCCTTCAGTCTGGTATGTGTTCCCTCAGCTAAGGTTTTGGTGGGAGCTGAGGTTTTCTTTCTGGGGTGTGCCCATCTGTGAAGCCATATTTGCTTCACACCAAGGAAAGCAGCTGATCCAAGGCCAAATGGGCGCTAGAATATGGTCCAGCTGCCACCATCCTCCTCTGCTGGGCAGGCCCTCAGCAGTGCCAATGCCCTCACATTTTGGATGAGTGGCTCACAGCCTCAAGGAGATGCCTAGGACCCAGCCTTCTAACCACAGAAAACCCTGCCCCACCCTTGGGACTGTAGAGGTTTTAATCATTCATGGAGTGGCCACACACACTGTCACTTGAACTCTTCAAACtgtcttctgttcttttttactGACCAAGATCCCACAGAGTGAACCTGGGCAGAGGGACACCAAAAGCTTGGGTCTTGTGAACGTGGCCCGAGTTGAGAGGACCTGAAATTTTAGCATCCTTTGAAACAAATGTCACATGAATGCTGAGGACACCAAATGCCAAGAAACTCTGCATGTGACATGGTGGGCTCCTTTGATGGAGGAGGCCAGAAGGGCAGGAAGCACCTTAGCTGAGGGCCCTCAAAAGGAGCTGCAATGGGGACTCAGCATTGCGAGGGATCCCCATTTGTTCCCCACAGAGGGTATCTTCCCTGACCACCAAAGCAAGTCACTTTCTAGTAATAACCTCATCCAACCATAAACACATAGCATTTCATTAGTTAAACACTGTAGTAGAATACTGAGGGTAGCTTCAAACATCAGTGTTTTTTCTGCACTTATATAGCTCTTGATTAAACAAAAACACCGTAAGTTATTTAATGCTGGTCTTTCTTCTTCCCACTACCATGAGCACAGAggagtagtgtgtgtgtgtctgtgtgtgtgtgtgtacatgtgtaagCATGCACCATGCAGGGTGAGAGATGGGGTGCAGGGGAGGGTAAGGAGATGGGACAACTTGACTTGCCTGGGAGCTGAGAGCCTTAAACCCTTGCACTGCCTTCACAAACTTGAGGACTCATGGGTTTGCTTGCTTTAGAGCCACAGATGTGGTTGCACAGGTACTACCTCCCAAAGAGGGGGACCTCGGTGCAATGTCCTCCCCACAGCACAGCACTAGTGCAGGCCCCACACGAGTGCAGGGCCCTGAGCCCGATCTGGGTTGTGGGAGCTGTGCCTCCTCCATTTTGTTCTAAAATCTCCTGCTGGATTCTCTCTCCTCCCAGAAGGTATCATCATGGGAAACCTTCAAATGGCTCCCTTTTACCTCCTGAGTTAGGTCTAAACCCCAAGGCCTACCTATTCCTACCCAGTGGTGTCCCCTGCTCCCTGCCACCCCTGCTGAGCAGTGAGCCGCCTGCCCCAGATAGGCAAGCCCACCTGCATGCGTGCCGTGCACATCCCTACCTAGGCCCATTGCTCCTGCGGGCTCCTTCACCTgctccttcccctctcccagtGTAATCCCACCTCCTGCAAAGCTTCCCTGGGGTCCTCATTCACCTCTCACCCCTCTGGGCTCCTGTAACACTTACCTACAGTGTGTAGGCTGCTTTATCCCTCCATATCTGTTCAGATCATCCTCTCCTGGTAAATTAGAGGAGGCCCTAAGGAGGGCACTGTGTTTTACCCTTTCTTCATATTCTGTCTGGCCCAGATTGCGACTCAATAAATACTGTTAGTGGATTCATTTCATAGAACCCACCTGCTTCTTCACATTCCCTATCTCTGAGCGGATCCTCTGGATCAGGCGGTTGAGCTCAGAGATTTCAGCCTTGGTGAGCTTGAGGTCATCCCCATGCTGGCCTGCTGTGACCTGCAGCTCCTGGATCTGAGGTTGGGTGACAAGAGAAGAGGAACACAAGGATCCTACTGAACTAGGGCAGGTCCCTTTTCTTCTGGACAGAAAGGATCCTGCCCTAGTTCAATAAGATCCTCAGGTTCTCAAACATGAGAGCCTTGGTGGAGTGTGAATTTCCTATCCTCATTTTGCCAAAgtggaaacatgaagaaaacatgAAGATAAGACAATATATGTGAAttacccacagaaactgtgtCAGAATCCTATCAGGGTTGTAGCTGATGTGGCCTCAGCCAAGGGCCATCACAGAAGAAGGGCTAAGCCCCATACATGTCCGCAAAACAAGCCAAGACTGTAGTTAATCTCCCTTACCCATGGGGTGGCATTTCCACAAGACCCAACTCCAAGACAAAGGAGGTCTTGACTGAgcccaaatacacacacacacacacacacacacttgcacacacacgcacacacacacacacatgcacacatactgaGAGGGTGCTAGCTGTGGCCAGTGGGACTCAGCACACCTGGCACCCAGCTCACCTTGGTCTGGTACAGGGTCTCAGCCTCAGCCTTACTCTTCAGGGCAATCTCCTCATACTGGGCACGGACCTCGGCAATGATGCTGTCCAGGTCTAGGTCCCGGTTGTTGTCCATTGACAGGATAACGGATGTGTCACTGATGTGGGACTGGATCTGAGTGATCTCCTGGGGACGGTTGGGGGAGGGGAGCTAGTTAAGGGGTACTCATGAGGAACCAGTTCTCTTGGTCCTCCCTGGGCAAATTCCTCACTGTCCCTCTGCCTTTCCTCAGCGTTTGAACTCTGCTTCAGCACCGGTGCCTGGCAGGCACGTGAAGGAGCACCTTAGGCTTTCAGCCCCAAACGTTGGGACTCCTCTCTCCATTGCACACTCAGGAGCACTCCTGCCCTCTTCTACATTCTCATCCTCAGAAACCAGCCACTGCCACCCTCTGCCCATAGGACCAAGTCTGAACTCTTTACCTAGCACCTGAAGGCCCCCAAGGAGTCACCAGCACCAGTCCCTTCCCCAGGCCTCTGCGCCCTTCCTCATTCCTCATGCTTTAGCACAGGACTGGTTCCTGGACCTTCTATTTTTCTGCCCCACTCAGCACCCAGTGAAatcatcctctttctcctctctctccaagAACCTTCACTGATGGCCCAGGCAGAACCCACCATTCCTTCCTCTGCTCTCTGAAAGCTCAGCTACATGGTGTTTTCCTGCCAGGCTGTGAACTCCTGGAGGGCGAGaatcatttcttctctttcatggACTCCTCAAAACCTAGTTCATTGTTCAGCACTCAGTAGGGCCTTGGTGAATGTCAGGGGCACCAGGTTGAAAGCTTTCTCCCTCCCAATTCTTGGTCCACACCACCCTCCAGCCAGGGGCCAGAAGCCACTTGTTAAAGGAGAAGACCTCACAAGGGAGGTCAGCCAAGTCCTTACCCCTTCATAAACGCACTTGAAGAATTTAATCTCATCTGTCAAGGAGTCCACCTTGGCCTGGAGCTCAACCTTATTCATGTAAGCAGCATCCACGTCCTGGGAGCACATGACAGTCAAGCCGCCCTGAGAGGGCCTTCCCtgcccatccctccctccctgccgcCAGAAGACTtgctctctccactcccttcacCCTGTGCTTCATGGGGGGCTCAGTCCCTGAGAGTAAACCAACTAATGTGCAGTGCAAACCAACTAAAGTGCAGTAAAATGCCCAGATTTTAGACTGGCAAATTCTAGAAACAGCATGCATCCCAGGCAAGGGActtggagggaggggctgggaagTTAGAGTGCCAGTCACCCCTGCCCAAGGGACTGAGTGACCTACAGGGCCCCTTTCCTCACCCTACAAGCATCATTGTACCAGGTGGTCAGGTCTAAGCTTCTTCCAGCCCACCTTGCACCCTTCTTACCTTCTTGAGCACCACAAACTCATTCTCAGCAGCCGTGCGTCTGTTAATCTCCACCTCATACCTGCATGGGGCAAGACAATGAGGTAATTCAGTTCTGCAAACACTCACTGAACAGTTAGTGACCACCTCTGTGATGAGAGCTGCAGGGTGGTGGTCTTCAAACTGGGATTCATGTACCCCTGGGGCACACATAACCTTGCTTAAGGGGATGCAGGCAAGGACATATTTAAAGGAATCAATTTCCAGCTCCTCTGTGCCTATTCAGTCTGTCTTAAAACTACCTGCCTCAGAGAGCACCTGTGGTTGAGATGTCATGCAGATTCTACTGTCCCTCTCCCTGTCACAATTAGCCCCTCCCACATTATAGCAGAGGTGAAAAGACACCCCCTTCTGGCACATGGCATCTTAATACCATGCAGTGGCCCAGGCTGCAAAAACCTCCTAGGCACCAAACAAAAGCACCATTTTCACTTTCAAACTGTATATTATACCTATTTCTTATACATATTTCTGTTCCAGGTGAAGCAGAAACAGAAGCAAGGTCTAAGACACAGAAATGTGGTTAGGACTGCGATGTTCTTAATACAGACATATTGTTGATTGGGGAGGTAAGGGTACTAACCATTTTATTTAAGGAGCTTACCTCTTCCATCCCTTATTATTCTCAAAGAATGCGTTACAGGACATTTGTGAGAGTATGGTAATGAAATAGAGCATTGGTAAGAAATAATTAATGctaaatggataagcaaaatgtggtgtatacatacaatgggatatcattcagacttagaaagaaaaaaaaattctacaatatgctacgacatggatgaaccttgaggacattctgctaagtgaaagaagccaatcacaaaaagacaaatattccaAAAGACAAATGATCTCATTCATgtgaggtacttagagtagtctaagtcagagacagaaagtagaatggtgggaGCCAGGGGCTGGGACgagaggagagaagaaatgagGAATTAGTGTTAAGTGGGTATAGAGTTCCCATTTCACTAGATGGAAAGCGTGTTCTGGAGGTGGAccgtggtgatggttgcacaacattatgaatgtatttgaTACCACTGAACCGTCCACTGAAAAATGGTtaggatggtaaattttgttatgtgtattttaccatagtaaaacattgaaaaaaagaattaaggctAGATAATAGCTTTTGTATTCATGTACTTAACATAAACAATCCTTTTCAGCTCTTCACTGATTCCTAAGGCATGtccctggaagccccctcctcaAAAAGCACTGTtgagtgtggcgattcctcaaggatctagaactagaaataccacttgacccagccatcccattaccgggtatatactcaaaggattataaatcatgctactat from Pongo pygmaeus isolate AG05252 chromosome 10, NHGRI_mPonPyg2-v2.0_pri, whole genome shotgun sequence harbors:
- the KRT72 gene encoding keratin, type II cytoskeletal 72 isoform X2, whose amino-acid sequence is MSRQLTHFSRGERLGFSGCSAVLSGGIGSSSASFRAGVKGSASFGSKSLFCLGGSRRLALSAAAGRGGGRLGGFVGTVFGSSGLGPACPSVCPPGVIPQVTVNKSLLAPLNVELDPEIQRVRAQEREQIKALNNKFASFIDKVRFLEQQNQVLETKWNLLQQLDLNNCRKNLEPIYEGYISNMRKQLEMLSGDRVRLDLELRNMQDLVEDYKKRYEVEINRRTAAENEFVVLKKDVDAAYMNKVELQAKVDSLTDEIKFFKCVYEGEITQIQSHISDTSVILSMDNNRDLDLDSIIAEVRAQYEEIALKSKAEAETLYQTKIQELQVTAGQHGDDLKLTKAEISELNRLIQRIRSEIGNVKKQCANLETAIADAEQRGDCALKDARAKLDELEGALHQAKEELARMLREYQELLSLKLALDVEIATYRKLLESEECRMSGEYPNSVSISVISSTNAGAGGAGFGMGFGASSSYSYKTAAADIKTKGSCGSELKDPLAKTSVSSCATKKASR
- the KRT72 gene encoding keratin, type II cytoskeletal 72 isoform X3; its protein translation is MSRQLTHFSRGERLGFSGCSAVLSGGIGSSSASFRAGVKGSASFGSKSLFCLGGSRRLALSAAAGRGGGRLGGFVGTVFGSSGLGPACPSVCPPGVIPQVTVNKSLLAPLNVELDPEIQRVRAQEREQIKALNNKFASFIDKVRFLEQQNQVLETKWNLLQQLDLNNCRKNLEPIYEGYISNMRKQLEMLSGDRVRLDLELRNMQDLVEDYKKRYEVEINRRTAAENEFVVLKKDVDAAYMNKVELQAKVDSLTDEIKFFKCVYEGEITQIQSHISDTSVILSMDNNRDLDLDSIIAEVRAQYEEIALKSKAEAETLYQTKIQELQVTAGQHGDDLKLTKAEISELNRLIQRIRSEIGNVKKQCANLETAIADAEQRGDCALKDARAKLDELEGALHQAKEELARMLREYQELLSLKLALDVEIATYRKLLESEECRMSGEYPNSPSSAAPMLGQEGLASAWALAPQAVIATKLQLQTSRPKAAVAVSSRIPLPKPQ
- the KRT72 gene encoding keratin, type II cytoskeletal 72 isoform X4 — its product is MSRQLTHFSRGERLGFSGCSAVLSGGIGSSSASFRAGVKGSASFGSKSLFCLGGSRRLALSAAAGRGGGRLGGFVGTVFGSSGLGPACPSVCPPGVIPQVTVNKSLLAPLNVELDPEIQRVRAQEREQIKALNNKFASFIDKVRFLEQQNQVLETKWNLLQQLDLNNCRKNLEPIYEGYISNMRKQLEMLSGDRVRLDLELRNMQDLVEDYKKRYEVEINRRTAAENEFVVLKKDVDAAYMNKVELQAKVDSLTDEIKFFKCVYEGEITQIQSHISDTSVILSMDNNRDLDLDSIIAEVRAQYEEIALKSKAEAETLYQTKIQELQVTAGQHGDDLKLTKAEISELNRLIQRIRSEIGNVKKQCANLETAIADAEQRGDCALKDARAKLDELEGALHQAKEELARMLREYQELLSLKLALDVEIATYRKLLESEECRMSGEYPNSV
- the KRT72 gene encoding keratin, type II cytoskeletal 72 isoform X1, with product MSRQLTHFSRGERLGFSGCSAVLSGGIGSSSASFRAGVKGSASFGSKSLFCLGGSRRLALSAAAGRGGGRLGGFVGTVFGSSGLGPACPSVCPPGVIPQVTVNKSLLAPLNVELDPEIQRVRAQEREQIKALNNKFASFIDKVRFLEQQNQVLETKWNLLQQLDLNNCRKNLEPIYEGYISNMRKQLEMLSGDRVRLDLELRNMQDLVEDYKKRYEVEINRRTAAENEFVVLKKDVDAAYMNKVELQAKVDSLTDEIKFFKCVYEGEITQIQSHISDTSVILSMDNNRDLDLDSIIAEVRAQYEEIALKSKAEAETLYQTKIQELQVTAGQHGDDLKLTKAEISELNRLIQRIRSEIGNVKKQCANLETAIADAEQRGDCALKDARAKLDELEGALHQAKEELARMLREYQELLSLKLALDVEIATYRKLLESEECRMSGEYPNSTSSTRWALGSASLHLVLPMGEIHTLIGKAVISSTNAGAGGAGFGMGFGASSSYSYKTAAADIKTKGSCGSELKDPLAKTSVSSCATKKASR